A section of the Agrobacterium tumefaciens genome encodes:
- a CDS encoding ferritin-like domain-containing protein, with protein sequence MTSPFKIASLRGGATDAIRSADLDTKTALAQETASRWFERRLSLRSPLDPALPERPGRPEKPVLVPPTAVERRSLHTIKGRIALLHAIAHIELNAVDLALDIVARYASEPVPHSFFDGWMQVAFEEAKHFRMVRDRLRSLGADYGDLPAHDGLWQAAHSTRNDLTARLAVVPLILEARGLDVTPSLQAKMRETGDLESAAVLDVIYNDEKGHVAIGAKWFRFLCAREKKDPAATFRQLVRANFRGPLKPPFNDLARAEAGLTPSFYRSLTSISQ encoded by the coding sequence GTGACGTCCCCGTTCAAGATCGCATCGCTTCGCGGCGGTGCGACGGATGCCATCAGGAGCGCTGATCTCGACACCAAGACCGCGCTCGCGCAGGAAACAGCGAGCCGCTGGTTCGAGCGTCGACTGTCGTTGCGCTCGCCGCTCGACCCTGCCCTGCCGGAGCGGCCGGGCAGACCGGAGAAACCGGTGCTCGTGCCGCCGACCGCCGTCGAGCGTCGCTCGCTTCACACCATCAAGGGCCGGATCGCGCTCTTGCACGCCATCGCCCATATCGAACTTAATGCCGTCGATCTCGCACTCGATATCGTCGCCCGTTATGCCAGCGAACCGGTGCCGCATTCCTTTTTCGATGGCTGGATGCAGGTCGCGTTCGAGGAAGCCAAACATTTTCGCATGGTCCGCGACCGGCTGAGGAGCCTCGGTGCCGATTATGGCGACTTGCCGGCCCATGACGGACTATGGCAGGCCGCCCACTCCACCCGCAACGACTTGACCGCACGGCTTGCCGTCGTGCCACTCATTCTTGAAGCGCGCGGACTGGATGTGACCCCTTCCCTGCAGGCTAAGATGCGGGAGACAGGCGACCTCGAAAGCGCTGCCGTTCTCGACGTCATCTATAATGATGAAAAGGGCCATGTCGCGATCGGGGCCAAGTGGTTCCGGTTTCTCTGTGCCCGTGAAAAGAAGGACCCCGCCGCCACCTTCAGGCAATTGGTACGCGCCAATTTCCGCGGCCCTCTAAAGCCGCCGTTCAACGATCTCGCCCGTGCCGAAGCCGGCCTCACGCCTTCGTTTTATCGCTCGCTGACCTCCATCAGCCAATAG
- the bcp gene encoding thioredoxin-dependent thiol peroxidase, whose translation MTDLKIGSPAPDFTLPRNGEGTVTLSKLQGKAVILYFYPKDDTSGCTAEAIDFSALGGEFEAANAVVIGISPDSVKSHDKFAAKHSLSVMLASDEEKAVLEAYGVWKEKSMYGKKYMGVERTTFLVAPDGKIAEIWNKVKVAGHAQAVLEAAKTV comes from the coding sequence ATGACAGACTTGAAGATTGGCAGCCCGGCTCCCGATTTTACTTTGCCCCGTAACGGTGAAGGGACGGTGACATTGTCGAAACTTCAAGGCAAGGCGGTCATCCTCTATTTCTACCCCAAGGACGACACGTCGGGCTGCACCGCAGAGGCAATCGACTTCAGCGCGCTCGGCGGCGAGTTCGAAGCTGCCAACGCCGTCGTGATCGGTATTTCGCCCGACAGCGTCAAAAGCCACGACAAGTTCGCGGCCAAGCATTCGCTTTCGGTCATGCTGGCCTCCGACGAGGAAAAGGCCGTTCTGGAAGCCTACGGCGTCTGGAAGGAGAAAAGCATGTATGGCAAAAAATACATGGGCGTCGAACGCACCACCTTCCTCGTGGCGCCTGACGGAAAAATCGCGGAAATCTGGAACAAGGTGAAGGTTGCGGGCCACGCGCAGGCCGTGCTCGAAGCAGCAAAGACGGTGTAG
- a CDS encoding DUF3971 domain-containing protein → MAEIRGEKVKFGKRDIVALHDLPSAQAEDPIIVHCPPPRSMARALFKIFAALFVLAFLSIGGIILSVETGSIDKTLSSQAQQALEKALGPHYSARIGSSAIRFSTGLRLALVAEDVDIVEKESGQHLSRARAIGMALDPLALLTGRVSVESLEADGMELDTALLPKGNGFDLASLKLDAVPQQLQEAFGQLDKLAQAFLSSGTEEIDISSVSVRLPPGEQGKPRTIEVRELSLTPDQQGGYSLDGETLFNGEVASVSLQTSGSGGRIDGFEARIDGFDIGPFLEKFDPEGNLHEGLNVKTGVNILARRAAEGQEPRLEVSVGLGNGLLMIGGESQTFTAGTVNARYDFAKSRLVIDNSRIDLGRTVIPVAGEISDADDGFELSLRVDNGIASSEASGEEPVPFSAKAEGHFTASTKQLEVPSLYVSGPLGDMAGSLKLRFGEGSPEISFAGQIPKMEATAVKQLWPFWMAHKPREWVVSNLYGGTITNGSIAVFIPQGRMCGPGCPLVLGDSEMQIRFDIDDTRLNTTGDIPPLRDVDAHFDLVGGKMAVDIKQGTTYFPSNRSLALENSRFLISDVYDKPLLGNLELNVSGAADAVAELATLKPINALKDTQFKPDDFAGDVKAHANLTVGLLSSQNPPPPVWTADLDLKNLSLTKPFAGRKVTAVDGFMTLDDRQLRLEGKGRIDDVPMDIVMTEPVRKKSDIAPTLSLKASLNETQIAKLAPELSTVLGGTTAIEIEGADPKRQDVRLDLTKASLILPGLGWSKGIGIPASAAFTIQVADGRTSISNFSLDGDGFGAAGDIVFSKNGLISADLNRVQLSPSDNYAVSVAASKNGYIVNASGKSADLRPFISKLRNPSSSGDGVSRSQPSLSVKAQFDKVYGFNDEVLGNVNADVSVRDGKVRAVDVRGVTGNGQAVVAQTTNRGASGTVTLTSSDAGSLARFANIYSRIRGGLLNLALTTSNGSDWSGSLDLRNFAVVNEAKLQDIVATPTGEDGRSLNNAVRRNIDVSSEKFQRGFARIVYVNGAVAVENGVVRGEQIGATFQGLLKDQNGRMDMTGTFMPAYGLNRLFGELPFIGIFLGNGRDRGLLGITFKLSGQTDQPKLTINPLSLIAPGVFRQIFEF, encoded by the coding sequence ATGGCTGAAATAAGGGGTGAAAAGGTCAAGTTCGGCAAGCGGGATATCGTTGCTTTGCACGATCTTCCGTCGGCGCAGGCCGAAGACCCGATCATCGTGCATTGCCCGCCGCCGCGCTCCATGGCGCGCGCACTTTTCAAGATTTTTGCGGCCTTGTTCGTTCTGGCCTTCCTGTCCATCGGTGGCATCATACTGTCGGTCGAGACCGGCTCAATCGACAAGACGCTCTCGAGCCAGGCGCAGCAGGCGCTGGAGAAGGCGCTCGGCCCGCACTACAGCGCGCGTATCGGTTCCTCTGCCATCCGGTTTTCCACCGGGTTGCGGCTGGCGCTGGTGGCGGAAGATGTTGACATCGTCGAGAAAGAATCCGGTCAGCATCTCAGCCGCGCGCGGGCAATCGGCATGGCGCTCGATCCGCTCGCGCTCCTCACCGGCCGCGTCTCGGTGGAAAGCCTCGAAGCCGACGGGATGGAGCTCGACACCGCGCTTCTGCCGAAAGGCAACGGTTTCGACCTTGCCAGCCTCAAGCTCGACGCGGTGCCTCAGCAATTGCAGGAGGCGTTCGGCCAGCTGGACAAGCTCGCCCAGGCCTTCCTCAGCAGCGGCACCGAAGAGATTGATATTTCCAGCGTGTCGGTACGTCTTCCCCCTGGAGAGCAGGGAAAACCGCGCACAATTGAGGTGCGTGAACTGTCGCTGACGCCGGATCAGCAGGGCGGATATTCTCTCGATGGCGAAACGCTGTTCAACGGTGAGGTTGCGAGCGTCTCGTTGCAGACATCCGGATCGGGTGGGCGCATCGACGGCTTTGAGGCACGGATCGATGGTTTCGACATCGGACCCTTTCTCGAAAAATTCGATCCCGAGGGCAATCTGCACGAAGGCCTGAACGTCAAGACGGGCGTCAATATTCTTGCTCGGCGTGCGGCGGAAGGGCAGGAGCCGCGGCTCGAAGTCTCTGTCGGGCTCGGCAATGGTCTGCTGATGATCGGCGGCGAGTCCCAGACCTTCACCGCAGGAACGGTCAACGCCCGTTACGATTTCGCAAAGAGCCGGCTCGTCATTGACAATTCACGCATCGACCTCGGGCGCACCGTAATCCCTGTTGCCGGAGAGATCAGCGATGCCGACGACGGTTTCGAACTGTCGCTCCGGGTCGATAATGGTATCGCCTCCTCGGAGGCTTCGGGCGAGGAGCCCGTGCCTTTCAGTGCGAAGGCTGAAGGCCATTTCACCGCCTCCACAAAGCAGCTTGAGGTACCCTCGCTCTACGTCAGCGGGCCACTGGGAGACATGGCGGGATCCCTGAAACTCCGATTTGGCGAGGGATCGCCGGAAATCAGTTTTGCCGGGCAGATTCCGAAAATGGAGGCGACGGCGGTCAAGCAGCTGTGGCCTTTCTGGATGGCGCACAAGCCGCGCGAATGGGTCGTGTCCAATCTCTACGGCGGCACGATTACCAATGGCTCGATCGCGGTCTTCATCCCGCAAGGACGGATGTGCGGGCCGGGCTGCCCGCTGGTGCTCGGCGACAGCGAGATGCAGATCCGTTTCGACATCGATGATACGCGCCTCAATACCACCGGTGACATTCCGCCGCTGCGCGATGTCGATGCTCATTTCGACCTCGTCGGCGGCAAGATGGCCGTCGATATCAAACAGGGAACGACCTATTTCCCGTCCAACCGGTCGCTTGCGTTGGAAAACAGCCGCTTCCTCATTTCCGATGTGTACGACAAGCCGCTGCTGGGAAATCTGGAGCTGAACGTTTCGGGCGCTGCCGATGCCGTTGCGGAGCTCGCGACGCTGAAACCCATCAATGCGCTCAAGGACACGCAATTCAAGCCGGATGATTTTGCCGGGGATGTCAAAGCCCACGCCAATCTGACCGTCGGCCTGCTTTCCAGCCAGAACCCGCCGCCGCCGGTCTGGACGGCCGATCTCGACCTGAAGAACCTGTCTTTGACGAAACCTTTTGCCGGCCGGAAGGTGACGGCTGTCGATGGCTTCATGACGCTGGATGACCGACAGCTCCGGCTGGAGGGCAAGGGCCGTATCGACGATGTGCCGATGGACATTGTGATGACGGAGCCGGTCCGCAAGAAAAGCGATATCGCGCCGACACTGTCACTCAAGGCAAGCCTCAACGAGACGCAGATCGCCAAGCTCGCACCGGAACTCTCGACGGTTCTCGGCGGCACCACCGCGATTGAAATCGAAGGGGCTGATCCAAAACGGCAGGATGTTCGCCTGGACCTGACCAAAGCATCGCTCATTCTGCCGGGACTTGGCTGGAGCAAGGGCATCGGCATTCCTGCCAGCGCCGCCTTTACCATCCAGGTGGCGGATGGACGCACGTCGATCAGCAACTTCTCGCTCGATGGCGATGGATTTGGTGCCGCCGGAGATATCGTCTTTTCCAAGAACGGACTGATTTCCGCCGATCTCAATCGGGTACAACTGTCGCCGTCCGATAACTACGCCGTATCGGTCGCCGCTTCGAAGAACGGTTACATCGTCAATGCATCGGGGAAATCCGCCGATTTGAGGCCCTTCATCTCGAAGCTACGCAACCCCTCCAGCAGCGGCGATGGTGTATCACGCTCCCAGCCGTCGCTTTCGGTCAAGGCGCAGTTCGACAAGGTCTACGGGTTCAACGACGAGGTTCTCGGCAATGTCAACGCCGATGTCAGCGTGCGAGATGGCAAGGTGCGCGCGGTGGATGTGCGCGGTGTCACCGGCAATGGTCAGGCCGTCGTCGCCCAGACCACCAATCGTGGTGCGAGCGGCACGGTAACCTTGACCAGCAGCGATGCCGGTTCGCTCGCCCGTTTCGCCAATATCTACAGCCGCATCCGCGGCGGGCTTCTCAATCTCGCGCTGACGACGTCCAATGGCAGCGACTGGAGCGGCTCGCTCGACCTGCGCAATTTTGCCGTCGTCAACGAAGCGAAGTTGCAGGACATCGTGGCGACGCCGACCGGCGAGGATGGCAGAAGCCTCAACAATGCCGTGAGACGCAATATCGATGTCAGCTCTGAGAAATTCCAGCGGGGCTTTGCGCGTATCGTTTATGTCAACGGCGCGGTTGCCGTCGAGAACGGCGTTGTGCGCGGCGAGCAGATCGGCGCGACGTTCCAGGGGCTCTTGAAGGACCAGAACGGCCGCATGGACATGACCGGCACCTTCATGCCGGCCTATGGCCTGAACCGGCTCTTCGGCGAATTGCCGTTCATCGGCATCTTCCTTGGCAATGGCCGTGACCGCGGCCTGCTCGGCATCACATTCAAGCTCTCGGGTCAGACCGATCAGCCGAAGCTGACGATCAATCCGCTATCGCTGATCGCTCCCGGCGTCTTCCGGCAGATATTCGAATTCTAG
- the tyrS gene encoding tyrosine--tRNA ligase, whose amino-acid sequence MSRFKSDFLRTLDERGFIHQISDEAGLDELFAKETVTAYIGYDPTASSLHVGHLTQIMMLHWMQKTGHQPISLMGGGTGMVGDPSFKEEARKLMTIDMIEDNITSLKHVFANYLDYDRPGNPALMINNADWLRGLNYLEFLRDVGRHFSVNRMLSFDSVKTRLDREQSLSFLEFNYMILQAYDFVELNQRTGCRLQMGGSDQWGNIINGIDLGHRMGTPQLYALTSPLLTTSSGAKMGKSASGAVWLNKDLLPVYDFWQYWRNTEDADVVRFAKLFTTLPMDEIARIAALGGSEINEAKKILATEVTAILHGRAAAEEAAETARKTFEEGALAENLPSIEVPTAELEAGLGVLSLVVRAGLAGSNGEARRHVQGGAVKINDKAVSDERQIIGTADITADGVIKLSVGKKKHVLVRPA is encoded by the coding sequence ATGTCCAGGTTCAAGTCCGATTTCCTCCGCACGCTCGATGAGCGCGGCTTCATTCACCAGATCTCCGATGAGGCAGGTCTCGACGAACTGTTCGCCAAGGAAACCGTGACCGCCTATATCGGCTATGACCCGACGGCTTCCAGTCTGCATGTCGGTCACCTCACCCAGATCATGATGCTGCACTGGATGCAGAAGACCGGCCATCAGCCGATCTCACTGATGGGCGGTGGCACCGGCATGGTGGGCGACCCTTCCTTCAAGGAAGAAGCCCGCAAGCTGATGACGATCGACATGATCGAGGACAACATCACCTCGCTCAAGCACGTCTTTGCCAACTACCTCGATTACGATCGCCCCGGCAACCCGGCGCTGATGATCAACAACGCCGACTGGTTGCGTGGTCTGAACTACCTCGAATTCCTGCGCGATGTCGGCCGCCACTTCTCGGTCAACCGCATGCTGTCCTTTGACAGCGTGAAGACCCGCCTTGATCGCGAACAGTCGCTGTCCTTCCTCGAATTCAACTACATGATCCTGCAGGCCTACGACTTCGTGGAGTTGAACCAGCGCACCGGCTGCCGCCTGCAGATGGGCGGCTCTGACCAGTGGGGCAACATCATCAATGGCATCGACCTCGGTCACCGCATGGGGACACCGCAGCTTTACGCGCTGACCTCGCCACTTCTGACCACCTCTTCCGGTGCGAAGATGGGCAAGTCGGCGTCGGGCGCCGTGTGGCTGAACAAGGACCTGCTGCCGGTCTATGATTTCTGGCAATACTGGCGCAACACGGAAGATGCCGACGTCGTACGCTTCGCCAAGCTGTTCACCACCCTGCCGATGGATGAAATCGCCCGCATTGCAGCGCTAGGCGGATCAGAAATCAACGAGGCGAAGAAAATTCTCGCAACGGAAGTGACGGCGATCCTGCATGGCCGCGCCGCTGCGGAAGAGGCTGCCGAAACGGCGCGCAAGACCTTTGAAGAAGGCGCGCTTGCCGAAAACCTGCCTTCGATTGAAGTTCCCACAGCAGAACTCGAAGCCGGCCTCGGCGTGCTTTCACTCGTTGTCCGCGCCGGTCTCGCCGGCTCGAACGGCGAGGCCCGCCGCCACGTTCAGGGCGGTGCGGTCAAGATCAACGACAAAGCTGTGTCCGACGAGCGCCAGATCATCGGCACCGCCGATATCACCGCGGACGGCGTCATCAAGCTTTCGGTCGGCAAGAAGAAGCACGTTCTGGTTCGCCCGGCGTGA
- a CDS encoding anhydro-N-acetylmuramic acid kinase translates to MGEVKTAIGLMSGTSMDGIDIALLRTDGESVVRHGPSGYFPYDPGLRAIWQRALVTAKSIRERRERPGDLDEAERKLTLAHAAVVKSFLQSHRLQPGDIDVLGFHGQTVLHRPDEALTVQIGDGPLLASETGIDVVYDMRANDMVHGGQGAPLIPAYHMALSANLPDGFETPAVFVNIGGISNLTYIGEGGRLAAFDSGPGNMLIDQWIEVHTGKAFDKGGRTAAGGSVVPSLVAHYLESPFFSANIRRSLDRSDFSPPKMGEVSIADGARTLAHVTGAAILKSASYLPEAAKTYVVCGGGRLNPVIMEEFAGLAAKVGARVIAAEEAGFDGGAMEAEAWAYLAVRSLKGLPLTYPGTTGVSEPVTGGVLVRA, encoded by the coding sequence GTGGGCGAGGTCAAAACGGCAATCGGGCTGATGAGCGGTACATCGATGGACGGCATCGATATCGCCCTGTTGCGCACGGATGGCGAAAGCGTGGTTCGGCATGGGCCGAGCGGTTATTTTCCCTATGATCCGGGCCTGCGCGCCATCTGGCAAAGGGCGCTCGTGACTGCGAAATCCATTCGCGAGCGTCGCGAGCGCCCCGGAGATCTTGATGAGGCCGAGCGCAAGCTGACGCTTGCGCATGCGGCGGTGGTGAAATCCTTTCTTCAGAGCCACCGGCTTCAGCCCGGTGATATCGATGTCCTCGGTTTTCATGGCCAGACGGTGCTGCACCGGCCGGATGAGGCGCTGACGGTGCAGATCGGTGACGGGCCTTTGCTGGCCTCCGAAACCGGTATTGACGTGGTTTATGACATGCGCGCCAACGACATGGTGCATGGCGGGCAGGGTGCGCCGCTCATTCCCGCCTATCATATGGCGCTGTCTGCCAATCTGCCTGACGGGTTTGAAACGCCTGCAGTCTTCGTCAATATCGGCGGTATCTCCAATCTGACTTATATCGGCGAGGGTGGCCGGCTTGCCGCTTTCGACAGCGGTCCCGGCAATATGCTGATCGACCAGTGGATCGAGGTCCATACCGGCAAGGCCTTCGACAAGGGCGGCAGGACGGCGGCGGGAGGCAGCGTGGTCCCTTCGCTGGTGGCGCACTATTTGGAAAGCCCGTTCTTCTCGGCCAATATCCGCCGTTCGCTGGATCGCAGCGATTTTTCGCCGCCGAAAATGGGTGAGGTTTCGATTGCGGACGGCGCGCGGACGCTGGCGCATGTGACAGGGGCGGCAATCCTCAAATCGGCGAGTTACCTGCCGGAAGCGGCGAAGACCTATGTGGTCTGTGGTGGCGGGCGGTTGAACCCGGTGATCATGGAAGAGTTTGCAGGGCTTGCAGCAAAGGTCGGCGCACGCGTGATTGCGGCGGAGGAGGCGGGTTTTGATGGCGGGGCTATGGAGGCGGAGGCCTGGGCCTATCTGGCCGTTCGGTCGCTAAAGGGACTGCCGCTGACTTATCCGGGTACGACGGGGGTGAGCGAGCCGGTGACGGGTGGGGTATTGGTGCGGGCGTAG
- a CDS encoding alpha/beta hydrolase, producing the protein MPEVIFNGPAGRLEGRYQPSKEKSAPIAIILHPHPQFGGTMNNQIVYQLFYLFQKRGFTTLRFNFRSIGRSQGEFDHGAGELSDAASALDWVQSLHPDSKSCWVAGYSFGAWIGMQLLMRRPEIEGFMSIAPQPNTYDFSFLAPCPSSGLIINGDADKVAPEKDVNGLVEKLKTQKGILITHRTVPGANHFFNGKVDELMGECEDYLDRRLNGELVPEPAAKRIR; encoded by the coding sequence ATGCCCGAAGTCATCTTTAACGGCCCTGCGGGTCGCCTCGAAGGCCGTTATCAACCCTCCAAGGAAAAGAGCGCGCCGATTGCGATCATCCTTCATCCGCACCCGCAGTTCGGCGGCACGATGAACAACCAGATCGTCTATCAGCTCTTTTATCTTTTCCAGAAGCGCGGTTTCACGACGCTCCGGTTCAATTTCCGCTCCATCGGCCGCAGCCAGGGCGAATTCGACCACGGTGCGGGCGAACTGTCCGACGCCGCCTCCGCGCTTGACTGGGTGCAGAGCCTGCATCCGGATTCCAAGAGCTGCTGGGTCGCGGGTTATTCTTTCGGCGCCTGGATCGGCATGCAGCTTCTGATGCGCCGCCCGGAAATCGAAGGTTTCATGTCGATTGCGCCGCAGCCGAACACCTACGACTTCTCCTTCCTCGCGCCCTGCCCGTCGTCCGGCCTCATCATCAATGGCGATGCCGACAAGGTCGCGCCTGAGAAGGACGTGAACGGTCTGGTCGAAAAGCTGAAGACCCAGAAGGGCATCCTCATCACCCACCGCACCGTCCCGGGCGCCAACCACTTCTTCAACGGCAAGGTGGATGAGCTGATGGGCGAATGCGAGGACTATCTCGACCGTCGCCTGAATGGTGAACTGGTGCCGGAGCCGGCGGCGAAGCGCATTCGGTGA
- a CDS encoding cysteine desulfurase family protein, translating to MTVLTRTYMDWNATAPLLPAVRDVLVSALEFAGNPSSVHREGRAARAVIETARREVAALAGAESAHVTFTSGATEAANLVLTPDFKMGRSPVRVSQLYISAIEHPAFREGGRFDSGNVTEVPVTSAGILDIAALEALLSSHDRSAGLPMVACMLVNNETGILQPVAEAARLVHAAGGLMVVDAVQAAGRIPLDINALDADFIVISSHKLGGPKGAGALISRGEVMMPKPLIHGGGQEKGHRSGTENTLSVIGFGAAAAVAAQNIEAEAARLAGLRARLEKGMRLNAPDVIIHGEEVMRVANTTFFTLPGLKAETGQIAFDIEGIALSAGSACSSGKVGESHVLSAMGHDPKLGALRISIGHATDEADIDRTLAAFAKIAGRRKLSGQAA from the coding sequence ATGACGGTTTTGACGCGCACATATATGGACTGGAACGCCACGGCGCCGCTTTTGCCGGCCGTGCGGGATGTTCTTGTGTCTGCGCTCGAGTTTGCCGGCAATCCGTCTTCCGTCCATCGCGAAGGCCGGGCCGCCCGGGCTGTAATCGAGACAGCCCGCCGCGAGGTTGCAGCGCTGGCCGGGGCTGAATCAGCCCACGTGACCTTCACCAGCGGCGCGACGGAAGCGGCCAATCTGGTGCTGACACCGGATTTCAAAATGGGACGCAGCCCGGTCCGGGTCAGTCAGCTCTATATTTCCGCCATCGAACATCCGGCCTTCCGCGAAGGTGGCCGCTTTGACAGCGGTAACGTTACGGAAGTTCCCGTTACGTCAGCAGGTATCCTCGATATTGCCGCCCTTGAGGCGCTGCTGTCTTCGCATGACAGGTCCGCCGGCCTGCCGATGGTCGCCTGCATGCTGGTGAACAATGAGACCGGCATTCTGCAGCCCGTCGCTGAAGCGGCGCGGCTGGTTCATGCGGCTGGCGGGCTGATGGTTGTTGATGCCGTGCAGGCGGCGGGCCGTATTCCGCTCGATATCAACGCGCTCGATGCCGACTTCATTGTGATTTCATCTCACAAGCTCGGTGGCCCGAAGGGTGCCGGGGCTCTCATTTCGCGCGGTGAAGTGATGATGCCGAAGCCGCTGATCCATGGTGGTGGCCAGGAAAAGGGCCATCGCTCGGGAACGGAAAATACCCTGTCTGTTATCGGTTTTGGGGCTGCCGCCGCTGTTGCTGCTCAGAATATCGAGGCTGAGGCGGCGCGTCTTGCCGGGCTGCGGGCGCGGCTGGAAAAAGGGATGCGGTTAAACGCGCCTGATGTGATCATCCACGGTGAGGAGGTCATGCGGGTCGCCAATACCACGTTTTTCACGCTTCCGGGCTTGAAGGCCGAGACCGGGCAGATCGCCTTCGATATAGAAGGTATCGCACTTTCTGCCGGTTCTGCCTGTTCATCCGGAAAGGTGGGCGAAAGCCATGTGTTGAGCGCGATGGGGCACGATCCCAAGCTAGGCGCGCTCAGGATTTCCATCGGTCACGCAACTGACGAGGCCGATATCGACAGGACGCTTGCGGCCTTTGCGAAAATTGCCGGACGGCGCAAGCTTTCCGGTCAGGCCGCGTAA
- the sufB gene encoding Fe-S cluster assembly protein SufB, with product MAAVQETIDQVRQIDVDQYKYGFETNIEVDKAPKGLSEEVIRFISAKKQEPEWMLEWRLEAYKRWLTMEEPTWARVSYPKIDFNDLYYYAAPKSTPGPKSLDEVDPELLKVYEKLGIPLKEQEILAGVEKRQVAVDAVFDSVSVVTTFKAELAKAGVIFMSISEAVREHPELVKKYLGSVVPTTDNFYATLNSAVFTDGSFVFVPKGVRCPMELSTYFRINEKNTGQFERTLIIAEEGAYVSYLEGCTAPQRDENQLHAAVVELVALDDAEIKYSTVQNWYPGDKEGKGGIYNFVTKRGDCRGNRSKISWTQVETGSAITWKYPSCILRGDDSRGEFYSIAVSNGHQQIDSGTKMIHLGKNTSSRIIAKGIAAGFSENVYRGQVSAHRKATNTRNFTQCDSLLIGDKCGAHTVPYIEAKNSSAHFEHEATTSKISEDQLFYCLQRGIPEEAAIALIVNGFVKEVIQELPMEFAVEAQKLIGISLEGSVG from the coding sequence ATGGCAGCGGTTCAGGAAACGATCGATCAGGTCCGCCAGATCGATGTGGACCAGTACAAATATGGCTTCGAAACCAATATCGAAGTCGACAAGGCCCCGAAGGGCCTTTCGGAAGAGGTGATCCGTTTCATCTCGGCCAAGAAGCAGGAGCCGGAATGGATGCTGGAATGGCGTCTTGAGGCTTACAAGCGCTGGCTGACGATGGAAGAGCCGACCTGGGCGCGCGTCAGCTACCCCAAGATCGACTTCAACGATCTCTATTATTATGCTGCGCCGAAAAGCACCCCCGGCCCGAAGTCGCTCGATGAAGTCGACCCGGAGCTGCTGAAGGTCTATGAAAAGCTCGGTATTCCGCTGAAAGAACAGGAAATCCTCGCTGGCGTCGAAAAGCGTCAGGTCGCTGTTGATGCCGTGTTCGACAGCGTCTCCGTCGTCACCACCTTCAAGGCGGAACTGGCCAAAGCCGGTGTGATCTTCATGTCGATTTCGGAAGCCGTGCGCGAGCATCCGGAACTGGTGAAGAAATATCTGGGCTCGGTTGTTCCCACGACGGACAATTTCTACGCGACGCTGAACTCGGCTGTCTTTACTGACGGTTCCTTTGTGTTCGTGCCGAAGGGCGTTCGTTGCCCAATGGAGCTTTCCACCTATTTCCGCATCAACGAAAAGAACACCGGCCAGTTCGAGCGCACGCTGATCATCGCCGAAGAGGGGGCTTACGTCTCCTATCTGGAAGGCTGCACAGCCCCGCAGCGCGACGAGAACCAGCTTCACGCCGCCGTGGTTGAACTTGTGGCGCTCGATGATGCCGAAATCAAATATTCCACCGTCCAGAACTGGTATCCGGGCGACAAGGAAGGCAAGGGCGGGATCTACAACTTCGTGACCAAGCGCGGTGACTGCCGTGGCAACCGTTCGAAGATCTCGTGGACGCAGGTGGAAACCGGTTCGGCCATCACCTGGAAATATCCGTCCTGCATCCTGCGCGGTGACGACAGCCGCGGCGAATTCTATTCCATCGCGGTCTCCAACGGTCACCAGCAGATCGACAGTGGCACCAAGATGATCCATCTCGGCAAGAACACGTCGAGCCGCATCATCGCCAAGGGCATCGCTGCCGGTTTCTCGGAAAACGTCTATCGCGGTCAGGTCTCGGCCCACCGCAAGGCGACGAATACGCGCAACTTCACGCAGTGCGACAGTCTGCTGATCGGCGACAAGTGCGGCGCGCATACCGTGCCCTATATCGAGGCGAAGAATTCCTCTGCGCATTTCGAGCACGAGGCGACGACGTCGAAGATTTCCGAAGACCAGCTGTTCTATTGCCTGCAGCGCGGCATTCCCGAGGAAGCGGCTATCGCGCTGATCGTCAACGGCTTCGTCAAGGAAGTCATTCAGGAACTGCCGATGGAATTTGCCGTGGAAGCGCAGAAGCTGATCGGCATTTCGCTGGAAGGAAGCGTGGGCTGA